The DNA region CCAAGGTGATCCCGCCACGGGAAACCCCCCATCGTCCGACCGGTGGCATCAGTGTGCTGCATGGCAACCTCGCTGAAGGGGGCGCGGTGGTGAAGCAGGCGGGGGTGATCGAGAGTATGCTCAAGTGCACCGGTCCTGCGGTCTGCTTTGATTCCGAGGATGAGGCGCTGGCGGCGGTTCAGCAGGGGCAGGTGAAGGAGGGAGATATCATGGTGCTGCGCTATCAGGGGCCCAAGGGGGGACCCGGTATGCCGGAGATGCTGGGGGTTACAGTTGCCCTCAAGGCCGCGGGCCTGTCCAAGACCGCGCTGGTGACCGATGGCCGCTTTTCGGGGGCCACCTGTGGACCCTGCATCGGCCATATCTGCCCGGAGGCCTCCGATGGCGGCCTGATCGGCGTGGTCAAGGATGGTGACCTCATCGAGATCGATATCCTCGGTGGTAAGCTCAATGTCGAGCTGAGCGATGAGGAGATCGCCCGCCGCCGGGAGGGATGGCAGCCGCTGGTGAAAGAAGTTGGGTATGGCTTTATGGACCGTTATCGCCGCCACGTTCGCCCCGCCAGCGAGGGTGCGATTCTGGATTAAGGCGCCCCGTGGGAGCCTGTTTGGGCCGTCGTGGTAACGATCTGACGGCCTGACCGGGCTTCTCTATACAGACAACGAATTACGTATCTTGTATCCAGTGTACCGGATCTGCTGGGCAGAGGAGGAATGATGACCCGTTTGCATAAAAGTATCGTTAAGCGCCTGCAACACCAGGAGACCCTGCTGGGTGGCTGGGGCGCGATCCCCAGTGCCCTGTCGGCGGAGATTATGTCGCGTCTCGGCTTCGATTTTGTCTGCATCGATATGCAGCATGGCCTGCTGGACTACCAGACCGCCCTCAGCCTGCTGCAGGCGGTGGATGTCGCCGGCGCCTGTCCGGTGGTGAGGGTGCCCTGCAACGACAGCGCCGCCATTGGCAAGGCGCTGGATGCTGGCGCCCTGGGGATCATAGTCCCGATGACCAATAGCGCCGCAGAGGTGGAGGCGGTGGTACGCGCCGCGCGCTATGCCCCTGAGGGGGAGCGCAGCTTTGGTCCCATGCGGGCCGCCCTGGTCCATGGGCCGGAGTACGCGTTGGCGGCCAACCGCGATATCGCCATCTTTCCCATGATTGAAACCGCCGAGGCGTTGGATAACCTGGAGGCGATCGCTTCCGTCGAGGGGATTTCGGGGTTGTTTGTTGGCCCCTACGACCTCTCCCTCAGTTTGGGTCTGGAGCCCGGAAACAATGATGGCACCCCCGAATTTGACCAGGCGCTTGCGCGGGTTCTGGAGGTCTGCCAGCGTAAGGGAATCGCCCCGGGGGTGATGGGTAACGAGCAGCTGGCGGCCATGCGCGCCAGGCAGGGGTTCCGGTTTGTGGTGGTGTCCACGGATGTCACTGCCCTGGCCACCGCACTGGCCACCGCGCTGGGCAAGGTACGCGCGGAGCTGGCGGGGGAAGAGGCCGTCAGTGCGGATGCGTCCAAAGGGGTCTATTAGCGCGGTGCGCTGCAACGGCCGATGGAGTGCGCGGTCGGCACAATAAAAAAGGGGCATATGCCCCTTTTTTATTGGTCATGGTGTCGACCGGGGTGCTTACACCAGCTCGATCGCCATCGCGGTGGCCTCTCCGCCGCCGATGCACAGGGAAGCGACGCCGCGCTTCAGGCCGCGCTGCTTGAGGGCGTAGATGAGGCTGATGAGAATGCGTGAGCCGGTAGAGCCGACCGGGTGGCCCTGGGCGCAGGCACCGCCGTGCACGTTGACCTTGCTGTGGTCCAGGCCGTGCTCGCGCATCGCCAGCATGGTGACCATGGCGAAGGCCTCGTTGATCTCGTACAGATCCACCTCATCCTTGCTCCAGCCGGTATTGTCGAACAGCTTCTTCATGGCGCCGACCGGCGCGATGGTGAATTCGGAGGGGTGCTGGGAGTGGGTGCTGTGGCCAACAATGCGCGCCAGCGGCTGGAGGCCGCGTTTGGCGGCTTCGGACTCGGTCATCAGTACCAGCGCAGAGGCGCCATCGGAGATGGAGCTGGCGTTGGCCGCCGTAATGGTCCCCTCCTTGGCAAAGGCGGGACGCAGTCCGGGGATCTTGTCGATGTTGGCGTTGTGGGGTTGTTCGTCGTCCACCACCAGGGTTTCGCCGGCGCGGCTTTTCACGCTGACCGGAACGGTTTCATCCTTGAGGGCGCCGCTGTCGATGGCGCGCTGGGCACGGCGCAGGGACTCGATAGCGAAGGCATCCATCTCTTCCCGGGTAATGCCATAGCGATCAGCAACTTCCTGGGCGAAGGAGCCCATCAGGCGACCGGTTTCAGCGTCCTCGAGACCGTCCAGGAACATGTGGTCCTTGACCTCGCCGTGGCCCATGCGCAGACCCTGGCGAACCTTGGGGAGTATATAGGGAGCATTGCTCATGCTCTCCATACCGCCGGCGACCATCACGCGGTTACTACCGGCTTTGATCAGGTCGTGGGCCAGCATTGTGGCCTTCATACCGGAGCCGCACAGCTTGTTAATGGTGGTGCAACCGGTGGCATCGGGCAGCCCCGCTGCTCGTGAAGCCTGGCGTGCGGGGCCCTGCTTGAGGCCAGCGGGCAGTACGCAGCCCATGATGACCTCTTCCACATCAGACGCCTCAATTCCGGCACGTTGCACGGCTTGGCGAATGGCGATAGCGCCCAGCTCCGGTGCGCCAACGCTGGCGAGGCTACCCTGGAAGCCGCCCATGGGTGTGCGTGCACCGCTGACAATAACTACCTTATCTTCTGACATCTTACTCGCTCCTGTATATCAAGGCTCGTCACGGCTCTGGGCCGCGCGGGCTCTAACGTTTCGGGCTGACTCCAGAGCAGCGCTCGAATGATCTAGGCAACCCGCAGCGGGCCTGGGCCGCTGGAAGGGGTGGCTGATTCTAGCAGATCCCTCAAAGGCGTCTGCTTTGTGGTAGCCGGACACTAGCCACTATGGCTGGAGGCGGCAATCCCATGTCGCGCATAGTAACAAAGTCGAAGCATTCGGGGCCCTGAATCCTCCTTCCCAGGCTCAAAATCATACTTTATGGCGATAGGGTCGGTTGATGGGCGAGGGCTATAGTGACCCTCTAAGAGCAGATTCCAGTCCGGCCCCAGCGGGGGTCGGGCAAAATAACAACAAGATAGAGTTGATCCTATGTCACAGACTCGAGTGTTGGCGCCGACTCCCTCGGCCTATCCCTTCCCCTTACTTATCAAGCAGTTACTGCTGTCTGGCCGTCGTTATGAGTCAGGCAGAGAGATCGTCTACCGTGACCGTGTCCGCTACGATTACAATCAGCTAAACGAGCGCATCTGTCGCCTTGCCAACGCCCTCAAGGCGTCCGGTATTGGTCCGGGCGACGTGGTAGCGGTGATGGAGTGGGACAGCCATCGCTATCTGGAAGCCATGTTTGCCATCCCCATGATTGGCGCGATTATCCACACCATTAATGTGCGCCTTTCCCCTGACCAGATTATCTACACGGTCAATCACGCTGAAGACAAACTGATCCTGGTGAACGATGAGTTCCTGCCCCTGCTCAAGGGGATGCACGATCAGTTCACCACGGTGGAAAACTACCTGTTGATCAGCGATAACGATGACGCCCAGGTGCCATCGGATCTTCCTTTTGTGGGTGAATACGAAGCCTTGCTGGCGGCGCAGCCGGCCGAGTGTGAGTTTCCCGATTTTGATGAAAACAGCGTCGCCACCACCTTCTATACCACCGGCACCACCGGTAACCCCAAAGGGGTTTATTTCACCCACCGCCAGCTGGTGCTGCACACCCTGGTTGAGACGGCGGTGATGGGCGGCCTTGGCAGTACGCCCTTGATGAACTCCGATGACGTCTACATGCCGGTAACACCGATGTTCCATGTGCACGCCTGGGGGGTTCCCTATGTGGCCACCATGATGGGGATCAAACAGGTCTATCCGGGGCGCTACGAGCCGGATCTGCTGGTGGACCTGCAGCAGCGGGAAGGGGTCACCTACTCCCACTGTGTGCCGGCGATCATTCAGATGATCATGGGCTGCAAGCGCGCGCAGGAGGTCAATTTCAGCGGTTGGAAGGTGTTGATTGGCGGGTCGGCCCTCAACAAGGGATTGGCGCTGGCGGCTTTGGAGAAGGGGATCAAGCTATCAGCCGCTTACGGTATGTCGGAGACCTGCCCGCTGCTGAGCGCTGCCTATGTCACCGAGGTGATGCGTGATCAGCTCTCCGATGAGGAGCAGATGGATTACCGGATTGCCGCCGGAGTCCCGGTGCCGCTGGTGCAGCTTGAGGTGGTTGATGGCGATGGGAAATTCCAGCCCCACGACGGAGAAACCGTCGGCGAAGTGGTTGTTCGTGCGCCCTGGTTGACCCAGGCTTACTTCAAGGAGCCCGAGAAAAGCGAAGAGCTATGGGCCAATGGCTGGTTGCATACCGGCGATGTGGCCACCATTGATGAACTGGGTATCGTCAGGATTCGCGACCGTATCAAGGATGTGATCAAGACCGGCGGCGAGTGGATCTCATCCCTTGAGCTGGAAGGGCTGATGAGCCTGCATCCGGCCATCGCCGAAGTGGCGGTGGTGGGGGTGCCCGATCCGCAATGGGATGAGCGTCCCTTTGCGTTGGTGGTGGTCAAGCCGGGTGAAGATGTGGATGCCGCCAGCATCAAGAAGCATCTAAAGCAGTATGTGGATGAAGGACGAATCAATAAGTGGGCGATTCCTACCCAGATTGCTGTGGTGGAGTCGATTCCCAAAACCAGTGTGGGCAAGCTCAATAAAAAGCAAATACGGGCTGACTACGCTGATTCACTGAATGGAGGAGGGGCTTTTCTCTCCTCCGTATGATGCCCCGCGGCGCTGGGTGATTATCACTCCTTAGGATGATTAATCGTGTAATCCCCAGCGTTTATAGTGGGACTGTAGTTTAGCTGAGACCTAAAACCTGGCTAAAACACAATAATAAGAGGGGCGATCAACGTCCCCTCACAACACAAAAAACGATAATAACAACGGAGTAGTGTCCAATGAGTATGCGTAATTCCTCACGCACCTGGCACCAGTTTACCCGTCTGCCACTGGCAGCTGCGGTAACCGCTGCAGTGCTTTCCTCTCAGGCCCAGGCCATCAGTTTCGAGCTGATGGATGGGGAGATCAGGGGTAACTTCGATTCCACCCTCTCTTACGGCGTCAGCTGGGCAGCGGCAGACGCTGACAAGGACTATTACAGCAACAACAGTAAGACCGGGGGGCGGGCGTTCAGTAGCACCACCGACGACGGCAAGCTGAACTACAAAAAGGGGCAGCGTTTCTCTGAGGTGGTGAAGGGTATTCACGACCTGGAGTTGACCTACGGCGATAGCGGTGTCTTTGTTCGCGGCAAGTACTGGTACGACTTTGAGCAGCGCCGCGAGACGGAATTTATCCAGCTGAGCGACAAAGGGAAGCCTGCCCTGTCCCAGAGCAAGGGCGCCGAGCTGCTCGACTACTACGTATGGCACAACTATGAGCTGTTTGACCAGCCCGGTACGGTTCGCCTCGGCAGCCAGGTGGTCAGCTGGGGTGAGTCCACCTTTATCCAGAACAGCATCAACTCCGCCAACCCGATCGATGTCTCCGCCTTCCGCAAGCCGGGTGCCGAGATCAAGGAAGGCCTGATGCCGTTGGAGATGCTCTACGTGCAGCAGGGCCTGTCCGATACCCTCTCCCTCGAAGCCTTCTACCAGTTCGAGTGGAAGCCCACGACCCTGGACAACTGCGGCACCTTCTTCGGTACCGATACCGTTACCGAGGGCTGTAATGACCGTATGACGGTAGCTGTGCAGTCCCAGGGGCTGAAGCGCGCCAAAGACGACGAGCCCAGCGATGACGGCCAGTGGGGTGCGGCCATTCGTTGGTACGCCGAGGAGCTGGGTGAGACCGAGTTCGGCGCCTACTTTATGAACTATCACAGCCGCTTGCCCAGCCTTGGTTTTGGTGAGTCCGGTGATAAAGCTGACATCCTTGGAGACCCGGTTTTTGATGCGCTGTTCTTCAGTCAGTATCAAGTGCAGTACCCGGAGGATATTCGCCTCTACGGTTTGAGTTTTGCCACGACCCTGGGTCAAACCGCTGTCAGCGGTGAGGTGAGCTACCGTCCCAACCAGCCACTGACCACCAATACCGTCGACTCGCTGCTGGCACTGGTAGAGCCTTTCACTCAGCTTGGAGTGACAGGTTTGCCCTATTCCGGTGAAGGGTTTAATGCCTATCGCCGTAAAGAGGTGACCCAGGCCCAGGTAACCGCTATCCATTTCTTTGACCAGGTGTTGGGCGCCAGCCGTGTGTCGCTGGTGGCCGAAGCCGGCGCCAACTGGATCGGCGGTCTGGATGACCCTGACAAGGGCGGTGAGCGCTTAGGTCGTCACCCCGTTTATGGCCCGGGGGCTGATAAAGCCGGCGCCTGTTTAGGGTTGGCGGCACAGTTCGGCTCGCCTGCCGGTGACAGTAAGGCGCAGTGTCATGGCGACGGTTACTACAGCGACTTCTCCTGGGGTTATCGTGCACGCGTGAGTGCCAAGTACAACGACGTCTTTGCCGGTATCAACATGACACCCAGTGTGGCCTTTTCCCACGATGTGGATGGCTGGGGCCAGAACTTCAATGAGGGGCGCAAGGCGGTTTCTGTTGGCCTGACCGGTGAGTACCTCAATACCTACAAGGCGTCAGTGTCCTACACCGACTTTTTCGGTGGCGACTACAACACCAGTACCGATCGTGACTTCTTTGCTGCCAGCGTTAGCGCCAGCTTCTAAGCGACAGATTACGGAGAGAATTATAAATGAATATGCATAAGAAACTGATCGGTGCCGGCGCCATGGCGCTGACCCTGATGAGCGCCAGTGTGATGGCAGCCGTTTCTCCCGAGGAAGCGGCCCGACTGAACAAGGACCTGACTCCGTTGGGCGCCGAGCGTGCAGGTAATGCCGATGGCACCATTCCCGAGTGGACCGGCGGTTTGACCAAGGCTTACGCACCCTTTGACGAAAACGGTAGCCTGGCCGATCCCTTTGCGGACGAGAAGCCTCTGTTCACCATCACGGCTCAAAACTATGAGCAGTATGCGGACAAGCTGAGCGAAGGCCAGAAGGCCATGTTCAAGCTGTACCCTGAAACCTACAGCATGCCGGTTTACCCCACCCATCGTACGGCGACGGTGCCCCAGGAGGTGCAGGAGCAGACCTTTGCCAACGCGACCTCTGTGGACACGGTTCGTGGCGGCAATGGCCTGAAGAACTACAAGCACATTGGATCTACCCCCTTCCCGATCCCCCAGGCCGGTGTTGAGGCGGTATGGAACCATACGGTTCGCTATCGCGGTGGTAGTACCAAACGTACCATTATCCAGGCCACCCCGACGACCTCTGGCTCGTTCTCTGCGGTGAAGTTCCAGGATGAGTTTACCTTCAGTGACAAGGTGACCGACTTCGATGGTAACCTCAACAACCTGCTGTTCTATTTCAAGCAGCGCGTACTGGAGCCGGCGCGTCTGGCGGGTAATGTTCTGCTGGTCCACGAGACCATCGACCAGGTTGAGCAGCCGCGTATGGCCTGGGTTTACAATGCCGGTCAGCGCCGGGTGCGTCGTGCGCCTCAGGTAGCCTACGATGGCCCGGGTACTGCTTCCGACGGTCTGCGCACCTCAGACAACTTCGATATGTATAACGGAGCCCCCGATCGTTACGACTGGAAGCTGGTGGGTAAAAAGGAGATGTACATCCCCTACAACAGCTACAACCTCTACTCTAACGAGCATACCTACGAAGACATCATCAAGGCGGGCCATATCGACCCCCAGTACACTCGTTACGAGCTGCACCGTGTGTGGGAAGTTGTGGGTACGCTGAAAGAGGGTGAGCGTCATATCTATGCC from Aestuariirhabdus litorea includes:
- a CDS encoding HpcH/HpaI aldolase family protein, producing the protein MTRLHKSIVKRLQHQETLLGGWGAIPSALSAEIMSRLGFDFVCIDMQHGLLDYQTALSLLQAVDVAGACPVVRVPCNDSAAIGKALDAGALGIIVPMTNSAAEVEAVVRAARYAPEGERSFGPMRAALVHGPEYALAANRDIAIFPMIETAEALDNLEAIASVEGISGLFVGPYDLSLSLGLEPGNNDGTPEFDQALARVLEVCQRKGIAPGVMGNEQLAAMRARQGFRFVVVSTDVTALATALATALGKVRAELAGEEAVSADASKGVY
- a CDS encoding acetyl-CoA C-acyltransferase, translated to MSEDKVVIVSGARTPMGGFQGSLASVGAPELGAIAIRQAVQRAGIEASDVEEVIMGCVLPAGLKQGPARQASRAAGLPDATGCTTINKLCGSGMKATMLAHDLIKAGSNRVMVAGGMESMSNAPYILPKVRQGLRMGHGEVKDHMFLDGLEDAETGRLMGSFAQEVADRYGITREEMDAFAIESLRRAQRAIDSGALKDETVPVSVKSRAGETLVVDDEQPHNANIDKIPGLRPAFAKEGTITAANASSISDGASALVLMTESEAAKRGLQPLARIVGHSTHSQHPSEFTIAPVGAMKKLFDNTGWSKDEVDLYEINEAFAMVTMLAMREHGLDHSKVNVHGGACAQGHPVGSTGSRILISLIYALKQRGLKRGVASLCIGGGEATAMAIELV
- a CDS encoding fatty acid--CoA ligase, with protein sequence MSQTRVLAPTPSAYPFPLLIKQLLLSGRRYESGREIVYRDRVRYDYNQLNERICRLANALKASGIGPGDVVAVMEWDSHRYLEAMFAIPMIGAIIHTINVRLSPDQIIYTVNHAEDKLILVNDEFLPLLKGMHDQFTTVENYLLISDNDDAQVPSDLPFVGEYEALLAAQPAECEFPDFDENSVATTFYTTGTTGNPKGVYFTHRQLVLHTLVETAVMGGLGSTPLMNSDDVYMPVTPMFHVHAWGVPYVATMMGIKQVYPGRYEPDLLVDLQQREGVTYSHCVPAIIQMIMGCKRAQEVNFSGWKVLIGGSALNKGLALAALEKGIKLSAAYGMSETCPLLSAAYVTEVMRDQLSDEEQMDYRIAAGVPVPLVQLEVVDGDGKFQPHDGETVGEVVVRAPWLTQAYFKEPEKSEELWANGWLHTGDVATIDELGIVRIRDRIKDVIKTGGEWISSLELEGLMSLHPAIAEVAVVGVPDPQWDERPFALVVVKPGEDVDAASIKKHLKQYVDEGRINKWAIPTQIAVVESIPKTSVGKLNKKQIRADYADSLNGGGAFLSSV
- a CDS encoding DUF1302 domain-containing protein, which gives rise to MSMRNSSRTWHQFTRLPLAAAVTAAVLSSQAQAISFELMDGEIRGNFDSTLSYGVSWAAADADKDYYSNNSKTGGRAFSSTTDDGKLNYKKGQRFSEVVKGIHDLELTYGDSGVFVRGKYWYDFEQRRETEFIQLSDKGKPALSQSKGAELLDYYVWHNYELFDQPGTVRLGSQVVSWGESTFIQNSINSANPIDVSAFRKPGAEIKEGLMPLEMLYVQQGLSDTLSLEAFYQFEWKPTTLDNCGTFFGTDTVTEGCNDRMTVAVQSQGLKRAKDDEPSDDGQWGAAIRWYAEELGETEFGAYFMNYHSRLPSLGFGESGDKADILGDPVFDALFFSQYQVQYPEDIRLYGLSFATTLGQTAVSGEVSYRPNQPLTTNTVDSLLALVEPFTQLGVTGLPYSGEGFNAYRRKEVTQAQVTAIHFFDQVLGASRVSLVAEAGANWIGGLDDPDKGGERLGRHPVYGPGADKAGACLGLAAQFGSPAGDSKAQCHGDGYYSDFSWGYRARVSAKYNDVFAGINMTPSVAFSHDVDGWGQNFNEGRKAVSVGLTGEYLNTYKASVSYTDFFGGDYNTSTDRDFFAASVSASF
- a CDS encoding DUF1329 domain-containing protein; protein product: MNMHKKLIGAGAMALTLMSASVMAAVSPEEAARLNKDLTPLGAERAGNADGTIPEWTGGLTKAYAPFDENGSLADPFADEKPLFTITAQNYEQYADKLSEGQKAMFKLYPETYSMPVYPTHRTATVPQEVQEQTFANATSVDTVRGGNGLKNYKHIGSTPFPIPQAGVEAVWNHTVRYRGGSTKRTIIQATPTTSGSFSAVKFQDEFTFSDKVTDFDGNLNNLLFYFKQRVLEPARLAGNVLLVHETIDQVEQPRMAWVYNAGQRRVRRAPQVAYDGPGTASDGLRTSDNFDMYNGAPDRYDWKLVGKKEMYIPYNSYNLYSNEHTYEDIIKAGHIDPQYTRYELHRVWEVVGTLKEGERHIYAKRVMFLDEDSWQASVIDHFDGRGQLWRVAQAYNMHFYPIGTPWYAAETLNDLLAGRYLVLGLQNEEKIGYQFGFEATTKDYTPAALRRSGVR